The proteins below come from a single Holdemania massiliensis genomic window:
- a CDS encoding MerR family transcriptional regulator, translated as MAKFKIGELSKLLNIPETTIRYYDKMGIVDSHKNNHSGYRVFNEVDMHNLMHYKLYRSYGLNQKQAQQCIYDLNLDEIDQVLSEDEQDIARQIRFLTEKQRIVQAKRQFIEALDHQLGTLQVIERKACCLIGYRQRNGGQTALIQKKENYDILSDWMERFPLVSMTPYFLESDFRSQLEQEYSGLIVEKKIAEEFNLICDERVMELPPARCISYVFHRQKAMTVPFIRYMEPVFQYLDEHQYEVCGTVTFDHYIALKKHSEHLFYGRVLVPFRSINTPASTL; from the coding sequence ATGGCTAAATTTAAAATCGGAGAATTATCCAAACTGCTGAATATCCCGGAAACGACAATTCGTTACTATGATAAGATGGGCATTGTCGATTCCCATAAAAATAATCACAGCGGATACCGGGTGTTTAACGAAGTGGACATGCATAACCTGATGCACTATAAGCTCTATCGTTCGTATGGTCTGAATCAGAAACAGGCCCAGCAGTGCATTTATGATTTGAATCTGGATGAAATTGATCAGGTTCTAAGCGAAGATGAACAGGACATTGCCCGCCAGATTCGTTTTCTGACGGAAAAGCAGCGAATTGTCCAAGCGAAAAGACAGTTTATTGAAGCGCTGGATCATCAGTTAGGAACGCTGCAGGTAATCGAAAGGAAGGCCTGCTGCCTGATCGGCTACCGTCAGCGAAACGGCGGACAAACCGCTTTGATTCAGAAAAAAGAGAACTATGATATACTCTCTGACTGGATGGAACGTTTTCCGCTGGTGTCGATGACGCCGTATTTTTTGGAATCTGATTTCCGCAGTCAGCTTGAACAGGAATACAGCGGACTGATCGTCGAGAAAAAAATTGCTGAGGAATTTAATCTGATCTGCGATGAACGCGTCATGGAACTGCCTCCTGCCCGCTGCATCAGTTATGTGTTCCATCGGCAAAAAGCAATGACTGTTCCTTTTATCCGCTACATGGAACCGGTCTTCCAGTATCTTGATGAGCATCAATATGAAGTCTGCGGCACCGTGACTTTTGATCATTATATTGCGCTGAAAAAACACAGCGAGCATCTGTTTTATGGTCGGGTTCTCGTTCCGTTTCGTTCGATCAACACCCCTGCCTCAACACTTTGA
- a CDS encoding ABC transporter ATP-binding protein, with amino-acid sequence MLEVREATVVFNAGTVNEKIALDHVSLTLEAGDFATVIGSNGAGKSTLLGGIAGSLPLSEGQVMLDGQDLTRMKEHRRSHAIGRLFQDPLKGTAPSMTIEENLGLAYSRGKRRSLQLGVSRKDEQFFYDLLKSLNLGLETRMKTPAGHLSGGQRQALTLLMATVVTPKLLLLDEHTAALDPRTAESIMALTQQIIERDHITTLMITHNIENALAYGNKTIVMNEGKILHIYQGEERRRLTVKDVMALYASEHAALSDRTILGR; translated from the coding sequence ATGCTTGAAGTACGGGAAGCCACGGTGGTCTTTAATGCCGGAACGGTAAATGAAAAAATTGCGCTTGATCATGTCAGCCTGACCTTAGAAGCCGGAGATTTCGCCACGGTGATCGGTTCCAACGGCGCCGGCAAAAGCACCCTTTTAGGCGGGATTGCCGGAAGTCTGCCGCTAAGCGAAGGACAGGTCATGCTGGACGGGCAGGATCTGACCCGGATGAAGGAACATCGCCGTTCGCATGCGATCGGACGGCTGTTTCAGGATCCGCTCAAGGGAACAGCGCCTTCGATGACGATTGAAGAAAATCTGGGACTGGCATACAGTCGAGGAAAGCGAAGGTCTTTGCAGCTGGGCGTCAGCCGTAAAGATGAGCAGTTCTTTTACGATCTGCTGAAATCCTTAAATCTCGGATTGGAAACGCGGATGAAAACACCGGCGGGTCACCTGTCGGGCGGTCAGCGTCAGGCGCTGACATTATTGATGGCGACTGTGGTCACGCCGAAACTTCTGCTTTTGGATGAACACACCGCGGCTCTGGATCCGCGAACAGCGGAGTCGATTATGGCCCTGACCCAGCAAATCATCGAACGGGATCATATCACGACACTGATGATTACGCATAACATCGAAAATGCACTTGCTTATGGCAATAAAACGATTGTGATGAATGAAGGCAAGATTCTGCATATCTATCAAGGTGAAGAACGCCGCCGGCTGACGGTGAAGGACGTCATGGCGCTGTATGCCAGTGAACACGCGGCCTTATCGGACCGAACGATTTTGGGAAGGTAA
- a CDS encoding ABC transporter permease, with the protein MSLDTFFSTLQLGLVYSVLALGLFLSFRILNTPDLTVDGSFVTGMAISAVLALAGHPLLGLAAAFVGGILAGGITGLLHTRLKIQPILAGILTMTGLYSVNLRIMSGKPNLSLYKKTTLFSLFEGKFPQATTGILILIVVVLVILLTVFLKTQLGLSLRATGDNEEMVRASSINTDSMKILGLALANGLVALSGGLLAQQQQFADNNGGLGMLVLGLASIIIGETLFGRGGLVHHLTSICAGTIVYRFVLTFALSLGLAASDLKLFSSALVVLALAVPQIQGKMKTRRKRHA; encoded by the coding sequence ATGTCGCTGGACACATTTTTTTCCACATTGCAGCTGGGACTGGTTTATTCTGTGCTGGCATTGGGTTTGTTTCTGTCTTTTCGGATCTTGAATACGCCGGATCTGACCGTGGACGGCAGTTTTGTGACCGGAATGGCAATCAGCGCTGTTTTGGCACTGGCAGGCCATCCGCTGCTGGGGCTGGCAGCTGCCTTTGTAGGCGGCATCCTGGCCGGCGGGATTACCGGACTTTTGCATACCCGTTTAAAAATCCAGCCGATTCTGGCGGGGATTCTGACGATGACGGGCTTGTATTCGGTCAACTTGAGAATTATGAGCGGCAAGCCGAATTTATCGCTGTATAAAAAGACCACGTTGTTTTCCTTGTTTGAAGGGAAATTTCCGCAGGCGACGACCGGGATTCTGATTTTGATCGTCGTCGTGCTGGTGATCCTGTTGACGGTGTTTTTGAAAACCCAGCTGGGACTGTCGTTACGGGCCACGGGGGACAATGAGGAAATGGTGCGGGCTTCCTCGATCAACACGGATTCCATGAAAATCCTTGGCCTGGCGCTGGCCAACGGCTTGGTTGCTTTATCAGGCGGCCTGTTGGCGCAGCAGCAGCAGTTTGCGGACAACAACGGCGGCCTGGGCATGTTGGTGCTGGGATTGGCGTCAATCATTATCGGAGAAACACTGTTTGGCAGGGGCGGCTTGGTTCATCATCTGACGTCGATTTGCGCTGGGACGATCGTTTATCGGTTCGTGCTGACGTTCGCTCTTTCTCTGGGATTGGCGGCCAGCGATCTGAAATTATTTTCTTCCGCGTTAGTCGTCTTGGCCTTGGCGGTGCCGCAGATCCAGGGAAAAATGAAAACAAGGAGGAAACGCCATGCTTGA
- a CDS encoding ABC transporter substrate-binding protein has protein sequence MKKTGKLMMVLALGILMSLTGCSKKTVEGPRIGIIQLMEHTSLNMIYDSFKEELEALGYKDGENCTLVFKNAQGEQSNIGSIVSSFQSEKLDVVVAIATPTAQSAAKLAETTPVIFSAVTDPMEAGLTTSLEHPDQNITGTSDEVAVEQILDLALQLQPDLKTLGMVYNVGEVNSQTNIAKAKAAAEKRGLTVMEAPVANTSEVAQAVQVLSEKCDALFSPNDNTVATAMSTVTQITRSAQIPVYVGADSMVMDGGTATIGINYVDLGKETARMVDQVLQGTEVSAIPVKVFNQNLSIYVNADALEELQLTLPDSVAADPQLVLLNDPQ, from the coding sequence ATGAAAAAAACAGGAAAATTGATGATGGTGTTAGCGTTAGGAATCTTGATGAGCTTAACCGGATGTTCGAAAAAGACCGTGGAGGGTCCGCGGATCGGCATCATTCAGCTGATGGAGCATACCTCGCTGAATATGATTTACGACAGCTTCAAAGAGGAACTGGAAGCTTTGGGCTATAAGGATGGGGAAAACTGCACGCTTGTGTTTAAAAATGCCCAGGGGGAACAAAGCAATATCGGCTCGATCGTTTCGTCATTCCAATCGGAAAAGCTGGACGTTGTCGTGGCCATCGCCACGCCGACAGCCCAGTCTGCGGCGAAGCTGGCGGAAACGACGCCGGTGATCTTCTCGGCGGTGACCGATCCGATGGAGGCCGGACTGACTACGAGCCTGGAACATCCGGATCAGAACATTACTGGGACCAGCGATGAAGTGGCAGTGGAACAGATTCTGGATCTGGCACTGCAGCTGCAGCCGGATTTAAAGACCTTGGGGATGGTTTATAACGTCGGTGAGGTCAATTCCCAAACCAATATCGCCAAGGCCAAGGCCGCTGCCGAAAAACGGGGACTGACGGTGATGGAAGCGCCGGTCGCCAACACCTCTGAGGTGGCGCAGGCGGTGCAGGTGCTGAGTGAAAAATGCGACGCTTTGTTTTCGCCGAATGACAACACAGTCGCAACGGCGATGAGCACCGTTACCCAGATTACTCGTTCAGCGCAGATTCCTGTGTATGTCGGCGCCGATTCGATGGTGATGGATGGCGGAACGGCGACCATTGGCATCAATTATGTGGATCTGGGCAAGGAAACGGCACGGATGGTGGATCAGGTGCTTCAGGGGACGGAGGTCAGCGCAATTCCAGTGAAGGTATTTAACCAGAATCTCAGTATTTACGTCAATGCGGATGCTTTAGAAGAGCTGCAGCTGACGCTGCCGGACAGCGTGGCCGCGGATCCGCAGTTAGTCTTGTTAAACGATCCGCAGTAA
- a CDS encoding transglycosylase domain-containing protein — protein MSEQNKSMDPQESQNKPKKKKRRGSLGKKIAIFFVYFLLIAGLAVGGGGLYIASEMIKDAPEISLNDFEGLESSQIYDQDGILITELGAYLRENITYEDMPNSLVDAFVAIEDSRYFEHPGFDVPRFAKAALENLKSKSFGQGGSTFTMQLVKNTYFQVDDLENSTIAEKSVDRKVQEIWTALKLEKQIDKKQIFQLYLNKLNFGGNIRGVQKAAQYYFGKDAKDLSLGESALLAGIINRPNAYNPYENLDYATNRRNTVLDMMVYHGYITEMEADLAKSIRVEDLLVGEDYTISESGGPYQAYVDAVIEEVKQITGKDPALTPMKVYTNMDRTVQEQIDAIQKGENIEYPDELMQIAIVSMNNQTGEIRGLGGGRNYSGARLLNRAISQFKQPGSAVKPFLSYALAFEHLGWATDHVITDRPIVYRGTKKVINNFDGQYRGDVTLQQAVGQSLNTPAIQTLQEVIDTIGRSKVVDYLQSLGFSQVNSDNFDTGYAIGGSSFQASATEMASAHAAMVNGGRYVQPHTVSRIEFNDGTADYVADHSGKQVISEEAAYMSSTLMQYCVEGPYFNYMQVLKRSYPVYAKTGTTDWGKDGLRFGIPEGAAKDKWMIASTSQTTNVVWVGYDKGVKGESTYFDNAKSKLNIPGQICELLLDANYDEADPPKALTRPDGVENITHIIGTFPYASLDGVDPSLSTTGLIKKEYNNLVSPWGNSEQKLESTVSGYIDEWGGLTINWGGYRGDLPANQKEISLSQGDIYVYAVGQKLFDWNWILGNPYYYAKVYLNGNLYHEVSSDQPTYYDWVEGGGSVKVCGYYVYSTGLHSEEQCVTVR, from the coding sequence ATGTCAGAACAAAACAAATCTATGGATCCTCAAGAATCCCAAAATAAACCGAAGAAAAAAAAGCGCAGAGGTTCATTAGGGAAGAAAATTGCGATCTTCTTCGTTTATTTTCTTCTGATTGCCGGTCTGGCGGTTGGCGGAGGCGGCTTATATATCGCTTCTGAAATGATCAAGGATGCGCCTGAAATCAGTTTAAACGATTTTGAAGGATTGGAGTCATCCCAGATCTATGATCAGGATGGAATTTTGATTACCGAGCTGGGCGCGTATCTGCGTGAAAATATCACTTATGAAGATATGCCCAATTCGTTAGTTGACGCGTTTGTCGCGATTGAGGACTCACGCTATTTCGAGCATCCCGGCTTCGATGTACCGCGGTTTGCGAAAGCGGCGCTGGAAAATTTAAAATCCAAGAGCTTCGGTCAGGGCGGTTCCACCTTTACGATGCAGCTTGTAAAAAACACCTACTTCCAGGTGGATGATCTGGAAAACTCCACAATTGCGGAAAAGTCCGTTGATCGTAAGGTCCAGGAAATCTGGACAGCGCTGAAGCTGGAAAAACAGATTGATAAGAAGCAGATCTTTCAGCTGTATTTGAACAAGCTGAACTTCGGCGGCAATATCCGCGGCGTGCAGAAAGCGGCGCAGTATTATTTTGGCAAGGACGCAAAAGATCTGAGCTTGGGTGAAAGCGCGCTTTTGGCAGGGATTATTAACCGGCCTAACGCCTATAATCCGTATGAAAATCTCGATTATGCCACCAACCGGCGCAATACGGTGCTGGATATGATGGTTTATCATGGCTACATCACTGAAATGGAGGCCGATCTGGCCAAATCCATTCGCGTAGAAGATCTGTTAGTTGGTGAGGACTACACCATTTCGGAAAGCGGCGGACCTTACCAGGCTTATGTCGACGCGGTGATTGAAGAAGTCAAGCAGATCACCGGCAAAGATCCGGCCCTGACGCCAATGAAAGTTTACACCAACATGGACCGTACCGTTCAGGAACAGATCGACGCGATCCAGAAAGGCGAAAATATTGAATATCCGGACGAGCTGATGCAGATCGCGATCGTATCGATGAACAATCAGACCGGTGAGATCCGCGGCTTAGGCGGCGGACGGAATTATTCCGGAGCGCGTCTGTTAAACCGGGCGATCAGTCAGTTTAAACAGCCGGGCTCAGCGGTAAAACCGTTCCTGTCCTATGCATTGGCCTTTGAACATCTGGGATGGGCCACCGATCATGTGATTACCGACCGGCCGATTGTATACCGCGGAACCAAAAAGGTCATCAATAACTTTGACGGACAGTACCGCGGCGACGTAACGCTGCAGCAGGCTGTGGGTCAGTCGCTGAACACACCGGCAATTCAGACCTTGCAGGAGGTCATCGATACGATTGGACGTTCCAAGGTCGTCGATTATCTGCAGAGCTTAGGCTTCTCGCAGGTCAACAGCGACAACTTTGATACCGGCTATGCCATCGGCGGTTCCAGCTTCCAGGCCAGCGCGACAGAAATGGCCAGCGCGCATGCCGCCATGGTCAACGGCGGACGTTATGTCCAGCCGCACACCGTATCCCGCATTGAATTCAATGACGGTACCGCGGATTACGTCGCCGATCACAGCGGCAAACAGGTGATCAGTGAAGAAGCGGCCTACATGTCCAGCACGCTCATGCAGTACTGCGTTGAAGGTCCTTATTTCAATTACATGCAGGTTTTAAAGCGCAGTTATCCGGTCTATGCCAAAACCGGAACGACAGACTGGGGCAAAGACGGCCTGCGGTTCGGAATCCCGGAAGGCGCGGCTAAAGATAAATGGATGATCGCTTCGACCAGCCAGACGACCAATGTGGTGTGGGTAGGCTATGATAAAGGCGTGAAGGGTGAAAGCACCTATTTCGACAACGCGAAAAGCAAGCTGAACATTCCAGGTCAAATCTGCGAACTGCTTCTGGATGCCAATTATGATGAAGCCGATCCGCCGAAAGCGCTGACCCGTCCGGATGGGGTGGAGAACATCACTCACATTATCGGAACTTTCCCATATGCTTCACTGGATGGTGTCGATCCAAGTCTGTCGACAACCGGTCTGATCAAGAAGGAATACAACAATCTTGTTTCGCCATGGGGCAATTCTGAACAGAAGCTGGAAAGCACCGTCAGCGGCTACATCGATGAATGGGGCGGACTGACGATCAACTGGGGCGGCTATCGCGGCGATCTTCCGGCCAATCAAAAGGAAATCAGCTTATCGCAGGGTGACATTTACGTTTACGCTGTCGGACAAAAGCTATTTGACTGGAACTGGATTCTCGGCAATCCGTACTACTACGCCAAAGTCTATCTCAACGGCAACCTGTATCATGAAGTCAGCTCCGATCAGCCCACTTACTATGACTGGGTTGAAGGCGGCGGCAGCGTTAAAGTCTGCGGCTACTATGTTTACAGCACCGGCTTACACAGTGAGGAACAATGCGTCACCGTACGCTAA
- a CDS encoding GatB/YqeY domain-containing protein, producing the protein MGVLLTTLRKDKMQALKEKDTVKNGVCSLLISAIALAEKEAGKPLSEEEELTYVQKELKQTKDSLAQTSASRPDLIAETQRKIEIIEAYLPAQMSEEELNEAVYALMAELQLEPIVKNKGTLIKEMMARYQGKTDGKSVNAAISRILK; encoded by the coding sequence ATGGGAGTATTATTAACGACATTAAGAAAAGATAAGATGCAGGCCCTGAAAGAAAAAGATACCGTGAAAAATGGTGTCTGCAGTTTATTGATCTCCGCGATTGCCCTAGCGGAAAAGGAAGCAGGAAAACCTTTAAGTGAAGAAGAAGAGCTGACGTACGTACAGAAGGAATTGAAGCAGACCAAGGATTCGCTGGCCCAGACATCGGCTTCCCGGCCGGATCTGATTGCCGAAACTCAGCGCAAAATTGAGATCATCGAAGCCTATCTGCCGGCGCAGATGAGCGAAGAGGAACTGAATGAAGCGGTATATGCTTTGATGGCTGAGCTGCAGCTGGAGCCGATTGTGAAAAACAAAGGGACGCTGATTAAAGAAATGATGGCCCGATATCAGGGAAAAACGGATGGCAAATCGGTCAATGCCGCGATCAGCCGTATTCTGAAATAA
- a CDS encoding AfsR/SARP family transcriptional regulator gives MERYFIKLWGVPTLQENGQSRALSEILGKQLTELLCYFLIHRGELVSHERLIELFWPESVNPQNALKFAIHRLRKCTQAYAETKDQEWIVTGSRGYLFSLQAPVDSDLHQLDILKPETLAEKPEWIEMLVRGELMAGYSSLWILPLREFWKEKVKNLVQDTAALLEQNGKSEAVLRITQWALALDPYSDDLNYRYLSGLVKAKEYNRALKHFDQISERFYHEFGVEFEGRSKSLIYFLSSEREPTHTIQELIEEMNTQEDGTAFFCEQPVFRKLYQARMRESRRLDINSYLLVLDVQGVSAELGNQATDALIRIVKNQLRSCDIFTRTAACQLAVMLMLSAEQDVHKVVKRLSQRLNHKYPTTQVRIYYHAQKIEQSSSTSAV, from the coding sequence GTGGAACGCTATTTTATTAAACTTTGGGGAGTTCCAACACTGCAGGAAAACGGTCAGTCCCGCGCACTCAGCGAAATTTTAGGGAAACAGCTGACCGAGCTGCTTTGTTATTTCCTTATTCATCGCGGAGAGTTAGTCAGTCATGAACGGTTAATTGAACTGTTCTGGCCGGAATCCGTCAATCCTCAAAATGCCCTGAAATTTGCGATTCATCGTCTACGTAAATGTACTCAGGCTTATGCTGAAACAAAAGATCAGGAGTGGATCGTGACCGGCAGCCGCGGATATTTATTTTCGCTGCAGGCGCCGGTGGATTCTGATTTGCATCAGCTCGATATACTGAAGCCGGAAACGTTGGCTGAAAAGCCGGAATGGATTGAAATGCTGGTCCGCGGTGAGCTGATGGCCGGTTATTCTTCTCTGTGGATTCTTCCGCTGCGTGAATTCTGGAAAGAAAAAGTGAAGAACTTAGTTCAGGATACGGCGGCGCTGTTAGAACAAAACGGGAAGTCAGAAGCAGTTTTGCGGATCACACAGTGGGCGCTGGCGCTGGATCCGTATTCAGATGATCTCAATTACCGATATTTATCTGGACTGGTTAAAGCCAAGGAGTATAATCGGGCCTTAAAACATTTTGATCAGATTTCCGAACGGTTTTATCACGAATTCGGCGTAGAGTTTGAAGGCCGGTCCAAGTCCTTGATTTACTTCCTCAGCTCAGAACGGGAGCCGACGCACACCATTCAGGAGCTGATTGAGGAAATGAATACTCAGGAAGACGGCACCGCTTTTTTCTGCGAGCAGCCGGTTTTCCGCAAGCTGTATCAGGCACGGATGCGCGAAAGCCGAAGATTGGACATCAATTCTTATTTGTTAGTTCTGGATGTCCAGGGTGTTTCGGCAGAGCTTGGCAATCAGGCCACGGATGCTTTGATTCGGATTGTGAAGAATCAGCTGCGCTCCTGTGATATTTTCACCCGAACAGCGGCCTGCCAGTTAGCGGTGATGTTGATGCTGAGCGCGGAACAAGATGTGCATAAGGTGGTCAAACGGCTCAGTCAGCGGCTGAATCACAAATATCCGACAACGCAGGTCAGAATTTATTATCATGCGCAGAAAATCGAACAATCCTCCTCAACTTCAGCAGTCTGA
- the dapB gene encoding 4-hydroxy-tetrahydrodipicolinate reductase: protein MKIVIVGYGTMGHLLLSQIEEKEDLQCVGLIASSYYREIAELPQHPEVIIDVSHPDNFVKIERAMQTQRIPLVLATTGYSEAQKQKIEVWAKSVPVVMASNFSIGMTIVNKMLKCCQKEIAQYFDCDILEIHHEQKKDKPSGSALMLKKTLQGLSTDRYGYQKPISVTSLRHRQIAGEHTVILCGDHEQITITHTADSREIFIRGILEAVEAIPMLGAGLYSMEDLLTQRLGLRR, encoded by the coding sequence ATGAAAATTGTTATCGTTGGTTATGGTACGATGGGCCATTTGTTGTTAAGCCAGATAGAAGAAAAGGAAGATCTGCAGTGTGTTGGGTTGATCGCCTCCTCGTATTATCGGGAGATTGCTGAACTGCCGCAGCATCCCGAGGTGATCATCGATGTCAGCCATCCGGATAATTTCGTCAAGATTGAGCGGGCGATGCAGACCCAGCGAATTCCTCTGGTTCTGGCAACCACCGGGTACAGCGAAGCGCAGAAGCAGAAAATTGAAGTCTGGGCGAAAAGTGTACCGGTAGTCATGGCCAGTAACTTTTCGATTGGCATGACGATCGTCAATAAGATGCTGAAATGCTGTCAGAAGGAAATTGCTCAGTATTTTGACTGTGATATTCTTGAAATTCATCATGAACAGAAAAAGGATAAGCCCAGCGGCAGTGCTCTAATGCTCAAGAAAACGCTGCAGGGACTCTCAACGGACCGCTATGGCTATCAAAAACCGATTTCTGTAACATCGCTGAGGCATCGGCAGATTGCAGGAGAACACACGGTGATCTTGTGCGGGGATCACGAACAGATCACGATTACCCATACCGCAGACAGCCGTGAAATCTTTATCCGCGGCATATTGGAAGCGGTGGAGGCCATTCCGATGCTGGGTGCCGGTCTGTATTCTATGGAAGATTTACTGACACAGCGGCTTGGACTTCGCCGCTGA
- a CDS encoding ABC transporter ATP-binding protein has product MLLNARGKKFLSYYRPYLRLFIADMVCAFIVAAISLIFPLLTRYITNTVLVGSQSVQLDLIFRIGLVMVALILIELLCNFFITYKGHYMGVMMEHDMRNELFSHYQKLSFSFYDEQKTGQLMSRLTNDLFSLTELYHHGPEDVVISIIKFFGAFFILLSINVPLTLIIFSILPVMLLFALYFNKKMGKAFKQNKERVGDINARIEDNLSGIRVVKSFTSEGSEMEKFDVENNRYVKSRKNSYRIMAYYHSGLNAFTTMITVVVILAGSTFISMKWILLGDLLTYLLYINNLTEPVKKLINFTEQFQEGITGFQRFMEIMEVEPDIQDKPHARTLAQVKGAVDFEDVGFQYASASDYVLKHINLHVEPGEYLALVGSSGAGKTTLCSLIPRFYEVSEGRILVDGQDIRDVTMKSLRSCIGIVQQDVYLFAGNVMENIRYGRPDATEEEVIAAAKAANAHDFIMELPDGYNTDIGQRGVKLSGGQKQRLSIARVFLKNPPILIFDEATSALDNESEKVVQDSLERLARNRTTFVIAHRLSTIRNARRIVVLSDEGILEQGDHAALMAADGAYAHLYRMQFEH; this is encoded by the coding sequence GTGTTGCTTAATGCCCGAGGTAAAAAATTTCTTTCGTACTATCGGCCTTATCTGAGGCTGTTTATCGCCGATATGGTCTGTGCCTTCATCGTGGCGGCGATTTCACTGATCTTTCCGCTGCTGACACGCTACATCACCAATACTGTGTTAGTCGGTTCGCAGTCCGTGCAGCTGGATCTGATTTTCCGTATCGGCTTAGTCATGGTCGCGTTAATTCTCATTGAACTGCTCTGTAATTTCTTCATTACTTATAAAGGTCATTATATGGGCGTCATGATGGAACACGATATGCGCAATGAGCTGTTCAGCCATTATCAAAAGCTGTCGTTCAGTTTTTATGATGAACAGAAGACCGGCCAGCTGATGTCGCGGCTGACCAACGATCTGTTTTCATTAACTGAACTTTACCACCATGGACCGGAAGATGTGGTGATTTCGATCATCAAGTTCTTCGGTGCTTTCTTTATTCTGCTTTCAATCAATGTTCCGCTGACGCTGATCATTTTCTCCATCCTGCCGGTCATGCTTCTCTTTGCGCTGTACTTCAACAAGAAGATGGGCAAAGCCTTTAAGCAGAACAAAGAACGCGTTGGAGATATCAATGCCCGGATTGAGGATAACTTATCCGGAATCCGTGTCGTCAAATCGTTTACCAGCGAAGGCAGTGAAATGGAAAAATTTGATGTGGAGAACAACCGCTATGTCAAATCCCGCAAGAACAGTTATCGGATCATGGCCTATTATCACTCTGGGCTGAACGCGTTTACCACAATGATCACCGTCGTTGTCATTCTGGCTGGGTCTACGTTCATCTCGATGAAATGGATCCTGTTGGGGGATCTGTTAACTTATCTGCTTTATATCAACAATCTGACGGAACCCGTGAAAAAGCTGATCAACTTCACAGAACAGTTCCAGGAGGGAATCACCGGTTTCCAGCGCTTTATGGAAATTATGGAAGTCGAGCCGGATATTCAGGATAAGCCGCATGCTCGGACGCTGGCTCAGGTCAAGGGCGCAGTGGACTTTGAAGACGTAGGGTTCCAGTATGCTTCCGCTTCCGATTACGTGCTGAAACATATCAATCTGCATGTGGAACCGGGTGAATATCTGGCGTTAGTGGGTTCCTCGGGGGCCGGCAAGACCACGCTGTGTTCGTTAATTCCGCGTTTCTATGAAGTCAGCGAGGGCCGGATTTTAGTCGATGGTCAGGATATCCGCGATGTCACGATGAAATCGCTGCGCAGCTGCATCGGCATTGTTCAGCAGGATGTTTATCTGTTTGCGGGCAATGTCATGGAAAACATTCGCTATGGACGGCCCGATGCCACGGAAGAAGAAGTCATTGCCGCGGCCAAAGCCGCCAATGCGCATGATTTCATCATGGAGCTGCCGGATGGGTATAATACAGATATCGGGCAGCGGGGCGTGAAACTGTCCGGCGGTCAAAAGCAGCGCTTATCCATCGCCCGGGTCTTCTTAAAAAATCCGCCGATCCTGATTTTTGACGAAGCGACCAGCGCTTTGGATAATGAAAGCGAAAAGGTGGTTCAGGATTCTCTGGAACGCCTGGCCCGCAACCGCACAACGTTTGTCATCGCGCATCGCTTATCCACGATCCGCAACGCCCGGCGGATTGTCGTTTTGTCAGATGAGGGTATTTTGGAACAGGGCGATCATGCGGCGCTGATGGCAGCCGACGGTGCTTATGCCCATTTATACCGCATGCAATTTGAACATTGA